A genomic window from Oryctolagus cuniculus chromosome 12, mOryCun1.1, whole genome shotgun sequence includes:
- the CTXN2 gene encoding cortexin-2: MSSTYCGNSSAKMSVNEVSAFSLTLEQKTGFAFVGILCIFLGLLIIRCFKILLDPYSSMPSSTWEDEVEEFDKGTFEYALA; the protein is encoded by the coding sequence ATGAGTAGTACCTACTGTGGCAACTCTTCAGCTAAGATGAGTGTCAACGAAGTATCAGCTTTCTCATTGACGCTGGAGCAAAAAACTGGCTTTGCTTTCGTTGGAATTTTGTGTATCTTCTTGGGACTTCTTATTATCAGATGCTTCAAAATTCTGTTAGACCCATACAGTAGCATGCCTTCCTCCACATGGGAAGATGAAGTTGAAGAGTTTGATAAAGGAACTTTTGAATATGCCCTTGCATGA